The genomic region GCGACCGCTGGGCCGAGGTCAACTACAACACGCCGAAGAAGCAGCGCGAGGCCGCGTTCGACGCGCTGGCCAAGCAGGCCGCCGCCGCGCGCGCGGCGCAGCCGAAGGACGCGAATGCGCTGATCTGGGAAGGCATCGTGCTGTCGAGTTTCGCCGGCGAACGCGGCGGCCTCGGCGCGCTGGGCCTCGCCAAGCAGGCGCGCGCCGATTTCGAACAGGCGATCAAGCTCGACCCGGCCGCGCTCGACGGTTCGGCCTACACCAGCCTCGGCGTGCTGTATTACTCGGTGCCGGGTTGGCCGGTCGGTTTCGGCGACGACAAGAAAGCGCGCGAACTGCTGCGCAAGGGCCTGCAGGTGAATCCGAACGGCATCGATCCGAACTATTTCTACGGCGATTTCCTGCAGGACCAGGGCGACTGGAAGGGCGCCGCCGCCGCGCTCGACAAGGCGCTGGCCGCACCGGCGCGTCCGGGCCGCGAAGTGGCCGACCAGGGCCGCCGCAAGGAAGCCACCGCGCTGCTCGCCAAAGTGCGCGCGAAGCTTGCCGGCGAGTGAGCGGCGCCGCACACTCGGCGGATGCGCATTCTGCTGGTCGAAGACGACGAATCCCTGGGTGACGGCATCCGCACCGCGCTGCGGCGCGCGGCTTTCAGCGTCGACTGGCTGCGCGACGGCACCAGCGCGCTGGTCGCCATCAAGGACGGCGGCATCGATCTGGTCGTGCTCGATCTTGGCTTGCCGCACATGGACGGGATGGAAGTCATCCGCCAGGCAAGACAGGCGGGCGTCGACCTCCCGATCCTGGTCCTGAGCGCGCGCGAGCGCGCCAGCGACCGCACGCTGGGCCTGGATGCCGGCGCGGACGATTATCTGGGCAAACCCTTCGACACCCATGAGCTGCTGGCCCGCGTGCGCGCGCTGCTGCGGCGCACGAATGGCCGCACCACGCCGATGCTGCGCGTGGGCGCGCTGGAACTGGACCCGGCCCGACTCGCGGTGGTGTGGCGCGGCAAACCGCTGGACCTGCCGCGACGCGAGTTCGCGCTGCTGCGGCTGCTGATGGAGCATCGCGGGCGCCCGATCTCGCGCGAATCCGCGCAGCAGCGCCTGTACGGCTGGGACGAGGACGTGGCGAGCAACGCGCTCGATGTGCACATCCATGCGCTGCGCAAGAAACTCGATCCGGCGCTGATCCGCACCCTGCGCGGCATCGGCTATGCGCTGGACGAAAAAGTCGCGCAGGCCTCGACAGGGGATCGCGACGCATGACATCGATCCACATGCCGTCGATCCATGTGAAGTCGATCCGTCGCGCGCTGCTGCTGTCGATCATCGGCGTGACCTCGCTGGTGCTTCTGGTCGCCGCCGGTTTCAGTTACCGCGCCGGCCTGCAGGAAGCCGGCGAATTGTTCGACGCCAAACTCGCGCATTCCTCGCGCGTGCTGATGAGCCTGGTCGACGAGCCCTTCGACGATCTCACCGCGCACGCCGACGGCGCCAGCAGCGACGAACCGCTGGTCATCAAGGTCTGGCGCGGACAGGCGACCGGCACCGGCGAAGCGCTGGCCATGACCGAGGGCCATGCCTACGAGACCAAGCTCGCGTTCCAGGTCCGCGATGCGCGCGGCGCGCTGCTGCTGCGCTCCGACAGCGGCCCCGATCATGCGCTTGCGCCGCTCGAGCCCGGCTTCGCCAACCTCAAGATCGACGGCGAACACTGGCGCACGTTCTCGCTCGAAGCGCCGTCCGGTCGCTGGTACCAGTCCGGCGAACTTTCCGGCATCCGCGAAGAGATCGCCAGGGAAATCGCGTTCGGCACGCTGCTGCCGCTGCTGGCGGCGCTGCCGCTGCTGGCGCTGTGCGCCTGGTTCGCGGTCGACTGGGCCTGCGCCAGCCTGCAGCGTGTCTCCGATGCCGTGGAACAGCGCGCGCCGAATCGCCTCGAAGCCATCGAACTGGAGCAGGTGCCGCACGAGATCCAGGGCATCGTCAAGGCGGTGAACGGGCTGCTCGATCGGCTGGACAAAGCGCTGTCGCGGGAACGCCGCTTCACCGCCGATGCCGCCCACGAACTGCGCACGCCGATCGCAGCGCTGAAGGTGCACGCCTACAACCTGCGCCAGTCCAGCACCAACGGCGAACGCGAACAGTCGCAGCAGCATCTCGATGCCGGCATCCACCGGATGGAGCGTCTGGTCGCGCAACTGCTCGCGCTCAGCCGGATCGAGAACGGCGGCGGCGCGCACGCGCGCCGGAGCATCGACCTCACCGCAACCGTGCAGCGCCATGAGCGCGACTGCGCCGCACTCGGCGCCGCCGACGGCAAACGCATCCGGCTCACGGCGGAACCCGCGACCGTGCTCGGCGACGAACCGGTCATCGACGCGCTGGTGCGCAACCTGCTGGACAACGCGGTGCGCTACGCCCCGCCCGACGGCACGATCGCCGTGCGCGTCGGCCGCGACGGCGACCGCGCGATGCTGGTGGTCGAAGACTCGGGGCCCGGCATTCCGGAGGAGGCGCGCGAACGCGTGTTCGACCGTTTCCATCGCGAACTCGGCACCGGTGTCGAAGGCAGCGGCCTGGGCCTGTCGATCGTCGCCCACGCCCTGCAGTTGCACGGCGGCGAGATCGCACTGGACACGTCGCCGACCCTCGGCGGCCTGCGTGCGACGGTGACGCTGCCGGCGCCGTGATGCTTGCTCGATCCCATGGATGCCGCACAGGAACGTTGACCGAGTCATGCCCGAACTGCCCGAAGTCGAAACCACGCGTCGCGGCCTGGCGCCGCATCTGGAAGGCCGCCGCATCGCCGCGGTGACCCTGCGCCGGCCGGATCTGCGCTGGCCGATTCCGCGCGAGGTCGAAACGCTGCTGCCGTCGCAGACCATCCTGTCGATACGCCGGCGCGCGAAATACCTGCTGATGGACACCGATGCCGGCACGGCGGTCTGGCATCTGGGCATGTCCGGCAGCATGCGCGTGCTGCCGGCGAACACGCCGGTGCAGGCGCACGATCACGTGGACATGCTGATCGAGGCAAGACGGATCGACGGCAAAGGCAAGACGGCAGCGAAGGTGCTGCGCTTCAACGATCCGCGACGTTTCGGCTGTCTGCTCTGGCAAGCGCCGGGCCAGACCCACTCGCTGCTGCGCGATCTGGGGCCGGAGCCGCTGTCGGACGACTTCGACGGCGACCTGCTGTTCGCACGCAGTCGCGGACGCAAGGTGCCGGTGAAGGCATTCCTGATGGATCAGAAGATCGTGGTCGGCGTGGGCAACATCTACGCGGCCGAAGCGCTGTTCGCGGCCGGCGTGTCGCCACTGCGCGCGGCGGGCAAGGTCTCGCGCGAACGCTATGCCACGATCGCGCAGGAGATCCGCCGCATCCTGGCCTATGCGATCGAACGCGGTGGCACCACGCTGCGCGATTTCATCAGCCCGGACGGCATGCCGGGTTACTTCGAGCAGGAGTTGTCGGCCTACGGGCGCGGCGGTGAGCCCTGCCCGCGCTGCGGGCGACCGTTGAAGCAGGCGATGCTGGCGCAGCGGGCCACGGTGTGGTGCGGGCACTGCCAGCGATGAGGCCAGCGCCCGCGATGACGGTCCGGGGTAGGGCTGCGGTATAGTCCATCTCCAATCGATGAGGCACCGGGCCGGCCCATGAGCGATAGCGAACACGCCGACATCACCCAATGGCTCGACGCCGCCCGCGACGGCGACCGCGCCGCGCTCGACCGCGTGCTCGGCACGCTCTACCACGAGCTGCACGCGATGGCCCGGCGACAATTGGCCGGACAGTACGGACAAACCCTCGACGCGACCGCGCTGGTGCACGAGGCCTACCTGAAACTCATCGGCCGCCGCGATGTGCAGTTCGACGATCGCGCGCACTTCTTCGCCTACGCCGCCTCGGCGATGCGCAGCGTGGTGGTCGACTACGCCCGCCAGCGGCTCGCACAGAAGCGTGGCGGTGATCTGCACCGCGTCACCGAACTGCCGGACGATGTCGAAGGCGGCCTGCGCCTGGACGAGGACATGCTCGGTCTGGACACCGCACTGACCAAGCTCGCCGCTGTCGACGTCAAGCTCGCCCAAGTGGTGGAGCTGCGCTATTTCGCCGGCCTGTCCGAACAGGAAATCGCCGAACTGCTGAAACGTTCGGAGCGCAGCATCCGCCGCGACTGGCAGAAGGCGCGGATGTTCCTGCTGGCCTCGCTCGGCGACGAGAACGGCGAGCGCTGACGCGGTCGATCGATGGACGCCGAACGCTGGCAGCGCCTGTCGCCACTGCTCGACGCGCTGCTCGAACTCGATGGCGAGGCGCGCGCCGCGCGTCTTGATGCGCTGCGCGAGGAAGATCCGGCGCTGGCGGCGGAGATCGAAACCCTGCTGGCATTGGAAGACGACAACGAGGACTTCCTCTCCGAACCGCTGGTGACGCCGCCGCCGATGGCGAAAGCGGACTCGATGATCGGTCCGTACAAACTCGACCGGCTGCTGGGCGAAGGCGGCATGGGCCAGGTCTGGCTGGCGCGACGCGCCGATGGCCTTTACCAGCGTCGGGTCGCGCTGAAACTGCTGCGGCCCGGTCTGGCCGACCCCAATCTGCGCCAGCGCTTCACCCGTGAGCGCCAGATCCTCGCCCGCCTGGGTCATCCGCACATCGCGCGGCTGCTCGACGCCGGCATCAGCACCGACAACCAGCCCTATCTCGCGCTGGAATACGTCGAAGGCGAACCGATCACCGACTGGTGCCGCAGCCGCGACCTGGGCACCGAAACGCGGCTGAAACTCTTTCTGCAGGTCTGCGAAGCGGTCAGCCACGCGCACGCGAACCTGATCGTGCATCGCGACCTGAAGCCGTCGAACATCATGGTCACGCCGCTGGACGAAGTGCGGCTGCTGGATTTCGGCATCGCCAAACTGCTCGACGGCCCGGAGCCCGGCCGCGACAACACCCACACCGAAGTCCGCGCCTTCACCCTGCACTACGCCGCGCCCGAACAGATCCGCGGCGAGCCGGTGACCACGATGACCGACGTGTATTCGCTCGGCGTGGTGCTGTACGAACTGCTGGCCGAAACCAAGCCCTACAAGCTGAAACGGCAGACCGACGCGGAATGGGAAGAGGCGATCCTGATCTCCGACCCGCTGAAGCCGTCGGCGAATCTGCTGCGCGAAGCCGACAGCGACCCCTCGCGCACCCCGGCGCTGCGGCGACGCGCGCGAGAGATCGCCGGCGATCTGGACAACATCGTGCTCAAGGCGCTGTCTAAACGACCCGAGCATCGCTACCCGTCGGTCGAAGCGATGGCGCTCGATCTGCACCGCTATCTCGAAGGCAAACCGGTGCTGGCACGGCCGCAGAGCATGGCCTACCGCAGCCGCAAATTCGTGCAGCGGCATCGCTGGGCGCTGGCGACGGCGGCGCTGATACTCGCGGTGATCACCTCGGCGCTGGTGCTGGTCACCTGGCGCTCGGGAGAGGCGGTGCGCGAAGCCAGCCGCGCCCAGGCGTTGCAGAAATTCGTCACCAATCTGTTCGAACAGGCCGGCGGCAGCGGCCAGCAGGGGCCGCTGGACGTGCGCAAACTGCTGGACGCGGGCGTGCAGCGCGGCAACCGGGAGCTCGCGCGGCAGCCGCTGGATCGCGCGGAGCTGTTCGGCGTGATCGCGCGCCTGCGGCTGGGCCTGGGCGACTATCGCGAAGCCGAGCGACTGTTGCGGACCCAGAACGCGATCCTGATCGGTCTGGAGGACCCGCCCGACAGCCTGCGCTTGAGCTCCGCCTCGGATCTGGGGCGCACGCTGCGCCTGCTCGGTCGCCCCGCCGAGTGCGTCACGCACATGCAGCCGCTGGAAACCGACGTCCGCGACCAACAGCGCCAATTGCCGGTGCAGGTAGCGGAGTTCTATTCGGAACTGGGCCGCTGCCAACGCGCCGAAGGCAAACCGAAAATCGCGCGGTTGCTGTTCCAGCGTTCGCTGGAAGTGCGCCGCAATACCCTGGAAGACACGGCCGGCGTGGTGGAAAACCTCGCCGATCTGGCCGATCTGGAACGCGATGCCGGGCACACCCAGGCCGCGCTGGAGGGTTTCAGCAACGCGCTGGCGCAGCTGCAGGCCAGCGCGGGCAACCGCCACCCGCTGGCGATCGGCCTGCAGCAGCGGCTGTGCGATCTGGAGCGCAACGCCGGGCAGCTGGTCATCGCTGAGCGCGATTGCCACGATGCGCTGAGTCTCGCCCTCGATCTGCACGGCGAGGATCATCCATCGAGCGTCAACGCGCGCCGGCAGCTCGCTGCGATCCACGTCGATCTGGGCCGCTTCCGCGAAGCCGGCGACGCTTACCGCAGCAGTCAAAAATGGCTGATCGAGCATCTGGGCAGGAAGCACGAAGATGTCGCCCGCGACGACAACAGCCTGGGCATCGTGGCCTGGGAACTCGGCGACTTCGACACCGCGCTGCACCACCTCGACCGCGCGCTGGCGGTGCTGCGCAAGGACCCGGGCTCGTGGATCTATCAGGGCGTGCTGTTCAACAAGGGCATGGTGCTGCACGACGCCGGTCGCGACCAGGCCGCACTGCCGCTGCTGCTGCAGGTCGAAAAACTGCGCATCGCCAGTCTGGGCAAGAACCATGGGCGTATCGGCGACACCGAGCGCATGATCGGCGAAGTGCTGGCTTCACTGGGTCAATACACGGCCGCGCGTCTGCGCCTGGTCAATGCGGTGAAACTCACCCGCGCCGGCGTGGGCTATGGCCCGTCGCACCCGCATACGCGGCGCGCGGAACTGTCGCTCGCGCTGTTCGACCTGGCGCACGGCGATCTGCCGCCGTCGGTGTCGACCCAACTCGAACAACTCGCCGCGCTGCCGAAATCCGATCCGGAACTGCGCAAGGTCGCATGGCTGGCCGCGACCGCGATCGCCAACCAGCGCTGCCGCGAGCCGGGTTTCGGGGGAGACCCGGGAATGCTCGACGCGATCGAAGCGGAGATCGACGCGGCGCTGCCCGAAGGCGGCGCCTTCGTCCGCGAGTTCCAGCGCGTGCGCAGTGCCTGCCGCTGATCCACTCACAGGAGAACACCATCATGCAGACCGTATCCCCGCTTTCCCTCGTTGCCTGTCTCATCGCGCTGTCGATGATCGCCAGCGGATGCGCGGGCTCCGAGCCTCGCGCGGCCGACGCACGGAACGATGCGAAAACCGGCTCGATCGAAGGCAACATCGCGCACCCGGCGCACGCGATTCCGGCGATGCGCATCTGCGCGATCGGCAGCGGAGCGTCGGCGAAATCCGTCTGCGTGCGCACCCGTCGCGGCCAGGGCCGCTATCGCATCGATGGCGTGACGCCGGGCGATTACATCGTGATCGGCAGCAGCGACGAAAGCGTCAAACGCCTCGGTGGCCACGTGCAGCAGGTGCAGTGCATCCGCGCGCCATGCCCGGAGATGCCGGTCTCGCTGAGCGTCGCGCCCGGAGCGCATCTGGCCGGCATCGACATCAACGGCTTCTACGACCAGCGCGACGATTTTCCGGCGCTGCCCGCCGACGACTGAGCCCCGCTCAGGTCAACGGCAACGGCTGCTGCAGCGGGTCGATGCGGCCTTCGCCGCGCATGACTTTCTTGTATTCGTCGCGGCTGACCGACACGTAGCGATCGTTGCCGCCGATCTCCACCTGCGGCCCGTCCTGCAGCGCGTGGCCCTGTTCGTCCACGCGCACGGTCATCGTCGCCTTCTTGCCGCTGTGGCAGATGGTCTTGATCTCGGTGAGTTCGTCGGCCCACGCCAGCAGGTACTGGCTGCCCTCGAACAGTTCGCCGCGGAAATCGGTGCGCAGGCCGTAACACAGCACCGGGATGCGCAGCCGGTCGACGATCTCGCTCAGCTGCCAGACCTGCGACCGGGTGAGGAACTGCGCCTCGTCGACCAGCACGCAGTCGAGCTTGCCGTGTTTGGCGATGTCGGCACGGACCCAGGCGTCCAGATCGTCGTCGCGCTCGAAGGCCTGGCCCTCGGCGCTGAGCCCGATCCGCGAAGCGACCGTGCCGGAGCCGCCGCGGAAATCGA from Lysobacter sp. harbors:
- a CDS encoding response regulator transcription factor; the encoded protein is MRILLVEDDESLGDGIRTALRRAAFSVDWLRDGTSALVAIKDGGIDLVVLDLGLPHMDGMEVIRQARQAGVDLPILVLSARERASDRTLGLDAGADDYLGKPFDTHELLARVRALLRRTNGRTTPMLRVGALELDPARLAVVWRGKPLDLPRREFALLRLLMEHRGRPISRESAQQRLYGWDEDVASNALDVHIHALRKKLDPALIRTLRGIGYALDEKVAQASTGDRDA
- a CDS encoding two-component sensor histidine kinase: MLLSIIGVTSLVLLVAAGFSYRAGLQEAGELFDAKLAHSSRVLMSLVDEPFDDLTAHADGASSDEPLVIKVWRGQATGTGEALAMTEGHAYETKLAFQVRDARGALLLRSDSGPDHALAPLEPGFANLKIDGEHWRTFSLEAPSGRWYQSGELSGIREEIAREIAFGTLLPLLAALPLLALCAWFAVDWACASLQRVSDAVEQRAPNRLEAIELEQVPHEIQGIVKAVNGLLDRLDKALSRERRFTADAAHELRTPIAALKVHAYNLRQSSTNGEREQSQQHLDAGIHRMERLVAQLLALSRIENGGGAHARRSIDLTATVQRHERDCAALGAADGKRIRLTAEPATVLGDEPVIDALVRNLLDNAVRYAPPDGTIAVRVGRDGDRAMLVVEDSGPGIPEEARERVFDRFHRELGTGVEGSGLGLSIVAHALQLHGGEIALDTSPTLGGLRATVTLPAP
- the mutM gene encoding bifunctional DNA-formamidopyrimidine glycosylase/DNA-(apurinic or apyrimidinic site) lyase; its protein translation is MPELPEVETTRRGLAPHLEGRRIAAVTLRRPDLRWPIPREVETLLPSQTILSIRRRAKYLLMDTDAGTAVWHLGMSGSMRVLPANTPVQAHDHVDMLIEARRIDGKGKTAAKVLRFNDPRRFGCLLWQAPGQTHSLLRDLGPEPLSDDFDGDLLFARSRGRKVPVKAFLMDQKIVVGVGNIYAAEALFAAGVSPLRAAGKVSRERYATIAQEIRRILAYAIERGGTTLRDFISPDGMPGYFEQELSAYGRGGEPCPRCGRPLKQAMLAQRATVWCGHCQR
- a CDS encoding sigma-70 family RNA polymerase sigma factor; protein product: MSDSEHADITQWLDAARDGDRAALDRVLGTLYHELHAMARRQLAGQYGQTLDATALVHEAYLKLIGRRDVQFDDRAHFFAYAASAMRSVVVDYARQRLAQKRGGDLHRVTELPDDVEGGLRLDEDMLGLDTALTKLAAVDVKLAQVVELRYFAGLSEQEIAELLKRSERSIRRDWQKARMFLLASLGDENGER
- a CDS encoding serine/threonine protein kinase, which produces MDAERWQRLSPLLDALLELDGEARAARLDALREEDPALAAEIETLLALEDDNEDFLSEPLVTPPPMAKADSMIGPYKLDRLLGEGGMGQVWLARRADGLYQRRVALKLLRPGLADPNLRQRFTRERQILARLGHPHIARLLDAGISTDNQPYLALEYVEGEPITDWCRSRDLGTETRLKLFLQVCEAVSHAHANLIVHRDLKPSNIMVTPLDEVRLLDFGIAKLLDGPEPGRDNTHTEVRAFTLHYAAPEQIRGEPVTTMTDVYSLGVVLYELLAETKPYKLKRQTDAEWEEAILISDPLKPSANLLREADSDPSRTPALRRRAREIAGDLDNIVLKALSKRPEHRYPSVEAMALDLHRYLEGKPVLARPQSMAYRSRKFVQRHRWALATAALILAVITSALVLVTWRSGEAVREASRAQALQKFVTNLFEQAGGSGQQGPLDVRKLLDAGVQRGNRELARQPLDRAELFGVIARLRLGLGDYREAERLLRTQNAILIGLEDPPDSLRLSSASDLGRTLRLLGRPAECVTHMQPLETDVRDQQRQLPVQVAEFYSELGRCQRAEGKPKIARLLFQRSLEVRRNTLEDTAGVVENLADLADLERDAGHTQAALEGFSNALAQLQASAGNRHPLAIGLQQRLCDLERNAGQLVIAERDCHDALSLALDLHGEDHPSSVNARRQLAAIHVDLGRFREAGDAYRSSQKWLIEHLGRKHEDVARDDNSLGIVAWELGDFDTALHHLDRALAVLRKDPGSWIYQGVLFNKGMVLHDAGRDQAALPLLLQVEKLRIASLGKNHGRIGDTERMIGEVLASLGQYTAARLRLVNAVKLTRAGVGYGPSHPHTRRAELSLALFDLAHGDLPPSVSTQLEQLAALPKSDPELRKVAWLAATAIANQRCREPGFGGDPGMLDAIEAEIDAALPEGGAFVREFQRVRSACR
- a CDS encoding thymidine kinase; this encodes MAKLYFYYSAMNAGKTTTLLQSAHNYRERGMRVLIFTPKLDFRGGSGTVASRIGLSAEGQAFERDDDLDAWVRADIAKHGKLDCVLVDEAQFLTRSQVWQLSEIVDRLRIPVLCYGLRTDFRGELFEGSQYLLAWADELTEIKTICHSGKKATMTVRVDEQGHALQDGPQVEIGGNDRYVSVSRDEYKKVMRGEGRIDPLQQPLPLT